Sequence from the bacterium genome:
GTTTTTCTTACTTTAAATGTATTTAAAACATTTTTTTCTCTTTCTGAACCACTTAGTTCTACCTGTGATGGAGTATTTTTTGTCTTAACAACCCCATCTATCAATACATCTTTGCCAAATAATTTTCCTAAATAAACAGAAATAATTGCTGATTGGTTAAAAGTTCTTGAAAACTCTTTTTTCCAATGAAGAGGAACAGGAATAATTAAATCAAATTCAGGTATTTTTTCTTTTAAATTATCATATACAAAAAGGGCAAGTTTCTTTCCATAAAATTTCTTTTTACCATACTTAAATTTATGTATTGCATTTTTTATAGGACCTTCATAAGCAGCAACATGATAAAATAAAGTGTCTGAGTTTTGATAAAAAATAATTTCTTTCTCACAATTTTGGCAAAATCCATACTTACTCAACTTTTCCTTTTTGTCGCATCCATAACATTTTTGGTCCTGAAATAAATTTAAAAATAGACATAAGGCATTGTTTGTCTTACAATAAATTGTATGAAAAAACAACTTAAACATATTTATATCTCCAAAGAGTTTTTTATAAATTTTATCATATCATTTTTAATTTTCACCTTTATTTTTCTCATAAATGGTATTTTTAAAGCAATAGAAATTATTATTAAAGGTGCTTCCTTTTTTTCAGTAGTTAAAGTTCTTATTTATTTTTTCCTTTCTTCATTACCATATATTTTTCCTTTAACCCTTTTAAGTTCTTCAACATCTGTCTTTTCAAGATTAACTCATGACAGAGAAATCCAG
This genomic interval carries:
- a CDS encoding ComF family protein; translated protein: MFKLFFHTIYCKTNNALCLFLNLFQDQKCYGCDKKEKLSKYGFCQNCEKEIIFYQNSDTLFYHVAAYEGPIKNAIHKFKYGKKKFYGKKLALFVYDNLKEKIPEFDLIIPVPLHWKKEFSRTFNQSAIISVYLGKLFGKDVLIDGVVKTKNTPSQVELSGSEREKNVLNTFKVRKTSSIKDKKILLVDDVFTTGATTNELKKILKKAGAKNVIVITIAKTIL